One window of the Candidatus Woesearchaeota archaeon genome contains the following:
- a CDS encoding PGF-pre-PGF domain-containing protein has product MFQLKVVYANASDTAMNITLGNKSTSFSTQAGCVFGQQQQQQQQQQQGQQQVTAVIPLWDTTIPGNTQSINISATGAQMLKTSEPWADARYNDRNGDNVADIDVRSKVIRMTSASSLATITTAPGFSNASWQHGLTPQAGAFYVVVSQQNTTCLSLKVNSFNASAINITLGNKSTSFSTQSGCVFGAQQQQPEQQQQPEQQQQPPQDQFFHDDFAGSICTSRTTQNECSLASQFGAPCFWNFTGLNCATQTFGQDLYKQEQVVSCNQVFTQNICNAFNSSICVWNATTSSCRSAAGYNATRGIACASIVGVEVCEIQTTNITECGPLGCQVTGQVNQSVCTTNSTACGSFTLLPNCCAWNASSSKCEGAQNNSCFDRIRTDNPFNTGCQGARTQTDCSAAAATYQMPCEWRNGFCEFKADNMFEQGAEMFDRSFDQISSEASCIAAGGFWKQRTFTDPTGNTKTLNECEMGFGSERKSCNGACFACEQNGSTAWPTAALAQSACENSTLGFCRWRLDSHAPNGVGICEDDNRFSSFGNMGSCDTDCKACEFTSPDQVATKCQNSQAGCTMVTRKNTWGTEVHCESNLTKSCVDDCRMCFVQGNSSDNNTCLGSPRTCEWESTYHFCKPVGQTVEFCADSIDNDNDGMIDCKDTDCFNTNQPWLSDPACGADMFKDFKSGSRNLNTFFSADGGDFMLMANRMMEEGGDPGRPIILGTDQSGDATPGSVNMRDFGLKDKPKAFSFGVTVTNVSGAARCRETLGATGTDNVSMFVYMDSDNNVTNNCRSMENNFTGFEFYFSLVSEWNGTGANEKRVARICANNSWQASSIVLSADYRRDCQFIQGISMNVKKSDLLNYNQLYNTTVPVRLYVTTAGGNRGATNPSDVLDNGPVYYTPGAFDVKKERCDLVGVDYDGDNITAEQDPDCSDFLRYGYVRLEGGPECRDGLDNDQNGQADCADPSCSFDFACRNVVNFTNDKRAPTIKMQKDLKFPDALEIKWITDEASTGSVEFYNDQNCTALNITVTEPYFAFPYSSSHKVFLDQARLGFGLSANMTYYYKYAGADQVNNTYKSACLNATTAAAATATDCPKCFPVLDFAFTPPVQDITNPRGRLNMRFDLGGGASQVNINLSNSSTQAQQINYSQGQNTTVVLNNPSSSVPWEIQLVGVDITSTPATSFSNLSTAILYNQTNGSRGSNSSLIGLSGSVYTALIQEWRPQRVRIKVQGEGTKLYHYSETNVTDKFDVTTNATRMGYNSTDNTTQWEFATGLLGFSLYGGDDCNASWSCSGWGTCTNNVKYCTGGWVDSNSCGVAYAGSNSTSCTSESQDQGTSSGGSVSPGSGGSGPQSSISPPAPSAGTAAAKAQFILSNLNQGANKVKVADTNIPVSEIVFTLDKAVGTLGFTVAALEGEPETVNVYSGTVYKYLEIGTEAISPERITSVIIRFAVPKAWLTENNLAEEDIVLLRNDNGWKRLVTEKESSDDTMVKYWAGSPGFSVFAIAAKPGTESLTQQEVPVEEPVPETTQPLEPTPEQEPPLEPQPTVQEEPPTSQRWIWIVVVVLVVGGLGVLFFKSKKKGEQKKEA; this is encoded by the coding sequence TTGTTTCAGCTTAAGGTAGTCTATGCCAATGCCTCGGATACTGCAATGAATATAACGTTAGGAAACAAATCTACCTCGTTTAGTACCCAAGCTGGCTGTGTCTTTGGCCAACAACAACAACAACAGCAGCAACAACAGCAAGGACAACAGCAAGTCACTGCGGTTATTCCTCTCTGGGATACAACCATTCCAGGAAACACCCAGAGCATTAATATTTCAGCAACTGGTGCACAGATGTTGAAAACGAGCGAACCTTGGGCAGATGCTCGTTATAACGATCGTAATGGAGATAATGTTGCTGATATTGACGTACGAAGCAAAGTAATCAGAATGACGAGTGCGAGTAGTCTTGCAACTATCACTACAGCACCAGGGTTCTCGAATGCAAGTTGGCAACATGGCTTGACTCCTCAAGCAGGTGCATTTTACGTTGTCGTTAGCCAGCAGAATACAACCTGTTTGAGTCTTAAAGTAAACAGTTTTAATGCCAGTGCAATCAATATTACGCTTGGAAACAAATCTACTTCATTTAGTACCCAAAGTGGTTGTGTCTTCGGCGCACAACAGCAACAGCCAGAGCAACAACAACAGCCAGAGCAACAACAACAGCCACCACAGGATCAATTCTTCCATGATGATTTTGCTGGAAGTATCTGTACCTCACGGACAACGCAAAATGAATGTTCCTTAGCAAGCCAGTTTGGCGCTCCTTGTTTCTGGAATTTCACCGGATTAAATTGTGCTACACAAACGTTTGGTCAGGATCTCTATAAACAAGAGCAGGTAGTGTCGTGTAATCAAGTTTTTACCCAAAACATCTGTAATGCATTTAATAGCTCGATTTGTGTGTGGAACGCAACGACAAGTAGCTGTAGGTCAGCAGCAGGCTATAATGCCACGAGAGGAATTGCCTGTGCAAGTATTGTTGGTGTCGAAGTCTGTGAGATTCAGACGACTAATATCACTGAGTGTGGACCTCTAGGCTGTCAGGTTACGGGGCAGGTCAATCAAAGTGTTTGTACGACTAATAGCACTGCCTGTGGTAGCTTTACCCTCTTACCGAATTGTTGTGCGTGGAACGCTAGCTCGAGTAAATGCGAAGGTGCGCAGAACAACAGCTGCTTTGATCGGATAAGAACCGATAACCCCTTTAATACTGGCTGTCAGGGAGCACGAACACAAACAGATTGTAGTGCTGCAGCAGCTACCTATCAAATGCCGTGTGAATGGCGAAACGGATTCTGTGAATTCAAGGCAGACAATATGTTCGAGCAAGGCGCTGAGATGTTTGATCGCTCCTTTGATCAAATTAGCAGTGAAGCATCGTGCATTGCTGCAGGTGGCTTTTGGAAACAGCGTACGTTTACTGATCCTACGGGAAATACCAAGACTTTGAATGAGTGTGAAATGGGCTTTGGGTCTGAGAGGAAGAGTTGTAATGGGGCATGTTTTGCCTGCGAACAAAATGGATCAACTGCATGGCCAACAGCAGCACTCGCGCAATCTGCCTGTGAAAACTCTACCTTAGGATTCTGTCGCTGGCGCTTAGACTCGCATGCACCGAATGGTGTTGGTATTTGTGAAGACGATAATCGTTTTAGTTCCTTCGGAAACATGGGAAGCTGTGATACGGATTGTAAGGCCTGTGAGTTTACCTCCCCTGATCAGGTTGCAACAAAATGTCAGAACAGCCAAGCAGGCTGTACCATGGTAACCCGTAAGAATACCTGGGGAACAGAAGTGCATTGTGAAAGTAACTTAACGAAATCTTGTGTTGATGACTGCCGTATGTGTTTTGTTCAAGGGAACAGCAGCGATAACAACACCTGTCTCGGCAGTCCACGAACCTGTGAATGGGAGTCTACGTATCATTTCTGTAAGCCTGTAGGCCAGACCGTTGAATTCTGTGCTGACAGCATTGATAATGACAATGATGGTATGATTGATTGTAAAGATACAGACTGTTTCAACACGAATCAGCCATGGTTAAGTGACCCAGCCTGTGGTGCAGATATGTTTAAGGACTTTAAATCTGGAAGCCGGAATCTGAATACGTTTTTTAGTGCTGATGGTGGAGACTTTATGCTGATGGCCAATCGTATGATGGAAGAGGGCGGAGATCCGGGAAGGCCCATCATCCTTGGAACCGACCAAAGTGGCGATGCTACACCCGGGTCGGTTAATATGCGTGACTTTGGATTAAAGGACAAGCCTAAGGCATTTAGCTTTGGTGTAACGGTAACCAATGTTTCTGGAGCAGCCCGTTGTCGGGAAACTCTAGGAGCAACTGGTACTGATAATGTGAGCATGTTTGTCTACATGGATAGTGATAACAACGTCACCAATAACTGTAGAAGTATGGAAAACAATTTTACCGGCTTTGAGTTTTACTTCAGCTTGGTAAGCGAATGGAATGGTACAGGCGCTAACGAGAAGCGTGTTGCCAGGATTTGTGCAAATAACAGCTGGCAGGCATCGTCCATTGTTCTCTCGGCAGATTACCGACGGGATTGTCAGTTTATCCAGGGAATCAGCATGAATGTCAAGAAGTCAGACCTCTTGAATTACAATCAGTTGTACAACACAACCGTGCCTGTGCGTCTCTACGTGACCACTGCGGGAGGAAATAGGGGCGCAACTAATCCGAGCGACGTCCTTGACAACGGTCCGGTCTATTACACCCCAGGTGCATTTGATGTCAAAAAAGAACGATGTGATTTAGTCGGTGTAGACTATGACGGAGATAATATTACTGCTGAGCAAGATCCAGATTGCAGCGACTTCCTCCGTTATGGGTATGTACGTCTTGAAGGAGGCCCTGAATGCCGTGATGGTCTTGACAATGATCAGAATGGGCAGGCTGATTGTGCAGATCCGAGTTGTTCCTTTGATTTTGCCTGTAGGAATGTGGTTAACTTTACCAATGATAAGCGAGCACCTACTATTAAGATGCAGAAGGATTTAAAGTTCCCTGACGCTCTTGAAATCAAGTGGATAACTGACGAAGCTTCAACAGGATCTGTTGAGTTTTACAACGATCAGAATTGTACTGCGTTAAACATAACGGTTACCGAGCCCTACTTTGCGTTCCCCTACTCGAGCAGTCACAAGGTATTCCTTGATCAAGCAAGGCTTGGGTTTGGGTTGTCGGCAAATATGACCTACTACTACAAATATGCAGGAGCCGATCAGGTTAACAATACCTACAAGAGTGCTTGTCTCAACGCAACTACAGCTGCCGCAGCAACTGCAACTGATTGTCCTAAATGTTTTCCTGTGCTGGACTTTGCCTTTACTCCACCAGTTCAGGATATAACCAATCCACGGGGAAGACTCAACATGAGATTTGATTTAGGGGGCGGAGCTTCACAAGTCAACATAAATCTCAGCAATTCCTCAACCCAGGCACAACAGATCAACTACAGTCAGGGACAAAACACAACCGTTGTTTTGAACAATCCAAGCTCGTCTGTTCCGTGGGAGATTCAGCTTGTTGGTGTTGATATTACCAGCACACCGGCAACATCCTTTAGCAATCTCTCTACAGCAATCTTGTATAACCAAACCAATGGAAGTCGTGGATCTAACAGTTCCCTTATTGGTTTAAGTGGTTCTGTTTATACGGCACTTATCCAAGAGTGGAGGCCACAACGTGTTCGTATTAAGGTTCAGGGAGAAGGTACGAAACTGTACCATTATTCTGAAACTAATGTTACCGACAAGTTTGATGTTACCACAAATGCAACACGAATGGGTTACAACAGTACGGATAACACCACCCAATGGGAGTTTGCTACCGGGCTTTTGGGATTTAGTCTCTATGGAGGAGACGATTGCAATGCCAGTTGGTCGTGTTCCGGATGGGGTACGTGTACGAATAATGTGAAGTATTGTACCGGAGGTTGGGTTGACAGTAACAGTTGTGGTGTAGCATACGCTGGATCTAACTCAACCAGTTGTACCAGTGAGAGTCAAGATCAAGGTACATCCAGTGGAGGCTCAGTCTCTCCAGGATCTGGAGGATCAGGACCACAGAGTAGTATTAGTCCTCCTGCACCAAGTGCAGGAACTGCTGCAGCAAAAGCCCAGTTTATCCTTAGCAACTTGAATCAAGGAGCAAATAAAGTTAAGGTTGCTGACACCAACATACCGGTGAGTGAGATTGTCTTTACCCTTGATAAGGCTGTTGGTACTCTTGGATTTACGGTTGCAGCACTTGAAGGAGAGCCAGAGACGGTTAATGTTTACAGTGGTACGGTCTATAAGTACCTGGAGATTGGAACTGAAGCAATTAGCCCTGAACGAATAACCAGCGTTATCATTCGCTTTGCAGTGCCAAAGGCGTGGCTCACCGAAAATAATCTTGCAGAAGAGGATATTGTTCTCCTTCGCAACGATAATGGCTGGAAACGTTTGGTTACTGAGAAAGAGAGTAGCGACGATACCATGGTTAAGTACTGGGCAGGTTCTCCAGGCTTCAGTGTCTTTGCCATTGCAGCAAAACCAGGAACAGAATCCTTAACGCAACAGGAAGTTCCTGTGGAAGAACCTGTTCCAGAAACAACGCAGCCTCTTGAGCCAACCCCAGAGCAAGAACCGCCTCTCGAACCACAACCAACAGTACAGGAAGAACCACCAACGAGTCAACGTTGGATCTGGATAGTTGTTGTCGTCCTTGTTGTTGGAGGGCTTGGTGTACTCTTCTTTAAATCAAAGAAGAAGGGAGAACAAAAGAAGGAAGCATAA